A stretch of Porites lutea chromosome 5, jaPorLute2.1, whole genome shotgun sequence DNA encodes these proteins:
- the LOC140938834 gene encoding uncharacterized protein, producing the protein MSRLQASKRLQQLTPTSPRNDGFDFADNVDGPSSTKLESFSQGLFNDKEVVRIRDAAIATKFIQGMVLGTLNPKQYGGFMVQDAAYCFASVEAVDNAAKEMQHQGMLEFSSLYQEQSKLLKEYNEDFVKTWHLKNAESIVMGRAADKYVKYEDDVSRQRPKFLAIAMLPCIMLWPWIANQLISQVKENNPYYFWFEENKIEEGDLKTFVDSHFSPEEKEEALDIFRDGMINELNFFRDACNESLVHCPSDLPPCEPNLPSCLLL; encoded by the exons ATGAGTCGCTTGCAAG CAAGTAAACGCTTACAACAGCTCACGCCAACGTCCCCCAGGAACGACGGGTTTGACTTCGCCGACAACGTCGATGGTCCTTCATCGACGAAATTGGAATCTTTCAGTCAAGGCTTGTTTAATGACAAAGAAGTCGTAAGAATTCGGGATGCTGCCATAGCAACGAAGTTTATCCAAGGAATGGTTTTAGGAACGCTGAATCCAAAACAATATGGCGGCTTTATGGTACAAGATGCTGCCTATTGCTTTGCTTCTGTTGAAGCGGTCGACAATGCTGCCAAGGAGATGCAACATCAAGGAATGCTTGAATTTTCATCGCTTTACCAGGAACAATCAAAGCTTCTCAAGGAGTACAATGAAGACTTCGTTAAGACCTGGCATCTTAAGAATGCCGAAAGCATAGTAATGGGTCGTGCAGCTGATAAGTACGTGAAATATGAGGATGATGTAAGCCGTCAACGTCCTAAGTTCCTAGCCATTGCTATGTTACCATGTATCATGCTTTGGCCTTGGATTGCCAATCAGCTCATCAGTCAGGTTAAAGAGAATAATCCGTACTACTTTTGGTTTGAAGAAAACAAGATCGAAGAAGGTGACCTGAAGACATTTGTCGATTCCCATTTTAGTCCTGAGGAAAAGGAGGAGGCTCTTGATATCTTCCGCGATGGAATGATTAACGAGTTAAATTTCTTTCGAGATGCATGTAACGAAAGTTTGGTTCACTGTCCCTCTGATCTTCCACCATGTGAACCAAATTTGCCTTCTTGTCTTCTTTTATGA